Proteins from one Aulosira sp. FACHB-615 genomic window:
- a CDS encoding NAD(+) kinase: MQLKQVIIAYKARDSQSKRWAEICAKQLENRGCHVLMGPSGPKDNPYPVFLASSNQPIDMALVLGGDGTVLTSARHLAPAGIPILGVNVGGHLGFLTESVDEFQDTEKVWDRLFEDRYAIQRRMMLQAAVYEGHRTNLEPVTERYLALNEFCVKPASADRMITSILEMEIDGEVVDQYVGDGLIISTPTGSTGYTVSASGPIMHDGMEAVTITPICPMSLSSRPLVLPPGVVVSIWPLGDYDLSTKLWMDGVLSTSIWPGHRVDVRMAECRAKFIVLRENNSYYQTLREKLLWAGTRVRYSNNHRN; this comes from the coding sequence GTGCAACTCAAGCAGGTAATCATTGCTTATAAGGCGCGAGATTCTCAAAGTAAACGCTGGGCAGAAATTTGTGCCAAGCAGCTAGAAAATCGCGGTTGTCATGTACTGATGGGGCCTAGCGGGCCAAAAGATAACCCTTACCCGGTATTTTTGGCATCGTCTAATCAACCAATTGACATGGCTTTAGTACTCGGTGGTGATGGTACTGTTTTAACTAGTGCCAGACATTTAGCCCCAGCTGGTATCCCCATTCTTGGCGTGAATGTGGGCGGTCATCTGGGCTTTTTAACCGAGTCTGTAGATGAATTTCAAGATACAGAAAAAGTATGGGATCGGCTGTTTGAGGATCGTTATGCCATTCAACGGCGAATGATGCTACAAGCCGCAGTGTATGAAGGTCATCGCACGAATTTAGAACCAGTCACCGAACGCTACCTAGCATTAAATGAATTTTGTGTTAAACCCGCTTCTGCCGATCGCATGATCACTTCTATCCTCGAAATGGAAATTGATGGTGAAGTAGTCGATCAGTATGTAGGAGACGGGTTGATTATTTCTACTCCTACAGGTTCTACTGGTTACACTGTTTCGGCAAGTGGCCCCATCATGCACGACGGGATGGAAGCTGTCACCATTACTCCCATTTGTCCGATGAGCCTGTCTAGCCGTCCCTTGGTGTTACCGCCTGGGGTGGTGGTGAGTATTTGGCCTTTGGGCGATTACGATTTAAGTACTAAATTGTGGATGGATGGGGTGTTATCTACTTCCATTTGGCCTGGACATCGCGTTGATGTGCGAATGGCTGAGTGTCGAGCTAAATTTATTGTCTTACGCGAAAACAATTCCTATTATCAAACACTGCGCGAAAAGTTACTCTGGGCAGGTACAAGGGTTCGCTACAGTAACAATCATCGTAATTGA
- a CDS encoding nucleoside phosphorylase — protein sequence MTNKRFYHIGFGQEDLGTSPPEIALLSGDRDRTRLIAENYFQDVRLLSQNRGLDSYLGYLPNHRPILAATSGMGAPSLSIVVNELVQVGIRQIIRIGTCGSIQLHVPVGSIVISSAALCRQGAANDIAPIEYPAAADPFLTVALVKAAQELGFEHYLGITASVDTFYEGQERADSANPYLMRSLRGITEEYRRLNILNYEMECGTLFKMAGVYKFAAAAVCGVVAQRNVDERVVLEQKEVAVGNAIATAIHAITNSCV from the coding sequence ATGACAAACAAACGCTTTTATCACATTGGTTTTGGGCAAGAGGATTTAGGGACATCGCCGCCTGAGATTGCTTTATTATCTGGCGATCGCGATCGCACCCGTCTGATTGCCGAAAATTATTTCCAAGATGTGCGTTTATTATCCCAAAATCGCGGACTTGATAGTTATTTAGGCTATTTACCCAATCATCGCCCCATCTTAGCGGCAACTAGTGGGATGGGTGCGCCTTCTTTAAGTATTGTGGTGAATGAATTGGTACAGGTGGGAATCCGGCAAATTATTCGCATCGGGACTTGTGGCTCAATTCAACTTCATGTACCAGTCGGCAGTATTGTCATTAGTAGTGCGGCTTTGTGTCGTCAAGGTGCAGCTAATGACATTGCACCTATAGAATATCCGGCGGCGGCTGATCCATTTTTGACAGTGGCTTTAGTCAAGGCTGCACAAGAGTTAGGATTTGAGCATTATTTAGGAATTACTGCATCTGTTGATACTTTTTATGAAGGACAGGAACGCGCTGATTCAGCCAATCCCTATTTAATGCGATCGCTCCGGGGAATTACGGAAGAGTATCGGCGGTTGAATATTTTGAACTACGAAATGGAATGCGGCACATTGTTCAAAATGGCGGGTGTGTATAAATTTGCGGCGGCGGCTGTTTGCGGTGTGGTAGCTCAACGCAACGTTGATGAGAGGGTAG
- the ndhI gene encoding NAD(P)H-quinone oxidoreductase subunit I, which yields MLKFLKQVGDYAKEAVQAGRYIGQGLSVTFDHMRRRPITVQYPYEKLIPGERFRGRIHYEFDKCIACEVCVRVCPINLPVVDWEFDKGSKKKKLKHYSIDFGVCIFCGNCVEYCPTNCLSMTEEYELSTYDRHELNYDSVALGRLPYKVTNDPMVTPLRELVYLPKGVLEPHGVPADAPRAGARPEDLAEK from the coding sequence ATGCTAAAGTTCCTGAAGCAAGTTGGTGATTACGCCAAAGAAGCAGTACAAGCTGGTCGTTACATCGGTCAGGGGCTATCTGTTACCTTCGACCACATGCGGCGGCGACCCATTACCGTACAGTACCCTTACGAGAAACTCATTCCTGGCGAAAGGTTTCGCGGTAGGATTCACTATGAATTTGATAAATGTATCGCCTGCGAAGTCTGTGTACGTGTATGTCCCATTAACTTACCTGTAGTTGACTGGGAATTTGACAAAGGTAGCAAAAAGAAAAAGCTCAAACACTACAGCATCGACTTTGGGGTTTGTATCTTCTGTGGTAACTGTGTGGAATACTGTCCCACCAACTGTCTATCCATGACAGAAGAATACGAACTTTCCACCTACGATCGCCATGAACTGAACTATGACAGTGTAGCTCTCGGCCGTCTGCCTTACAAAGTCACTAATGATCCAATGGTGACACCGCTACGCGAACTGGTTTATCTACCCAAAGGCGTACTTGAACCCCACGGTGTCCCCGCAGATGCACCCCGCGCTGGCGCACGTCCAGAAGACCTTGCAGAAAAATAA
- the nuoK gene encoding NADH-quinone oxidoreductase subunit NuoK has translation MQLQYFLLLAAALFCIGIYGLITSRNAVRVLMSIELLLNAVNLNLMAFSNFLDSTLIKGQVFTVFVITVAAAEAAVGLAIVLAIYRNRDTVDMEQFNLLKW, from the coding sequence ATGCAACTTCAGTACTTTTTATTACTGGCCGCCGCTTTGTTTTGTATCGGCATTTATGGTTTAATTACCAGTCGTAATGCTGTGCGGGTGCTGATGTCAATTGAGCTACTGCTAAATGCTGTTAATTTGAATTTAATGGCATTTTCCAACTTTCTTGACTCAACATTAATTAAAGGCCAAGTATTTACCGTATTTGTCATTACTGTGGCTGCTGCCGAAGCGGCGGTAGGTTTGGCGATCGTTTTGGCCATTTATCGCAACCGTGATACCGTCGATATGGAGCAGTTTAATCTCCTGAAATGGTAA
- a CDS encoding NADH-quinone oxidoreductase subunit J, producing MNLAEGVQIISFGVLAVMLIGAALGVVLSSSIVYSAFLLGGVFISIAGMYLLLNADFVAAAQVLIYVGAVNVLILFAIMLVNKRQDFAPFPSAGVRKVLTGVVSIGLFGLLSAMVLATPWAYSTTPVAGESSIVLIGEHFFSDFLLPFELASILLLMAMVGAIILARREYLPDQVSQSTVLTLPERPRELVSAGRDSQE from the coding sequence GTGAATCTAGCGGAAGGTGTACAGATTATTTCGTTTGGTGTACTAGCAGTAATGCTGATTGGCGCAGCACTGGGTGTAGTGTTGTCTTCCAGCATTGTTTATTCTGCCTTTTTGCTAGGAGGCGTATTTATCAGCATTGCGGGAATGTACCTGTTGCTGAATGCGGACTTTGTAGCCGCAGCCCAAGTGCTGATTTATGTTGGGGCGGTTAACGTGTTAATTTTGTTCGCCATTATGTTGGTGAACAAGCGCCAAGATTTTGCCCCATTTCCCAGTGCTGGCGTGCGGAAAGTACTCACAGGTGTAGTTAGTATTGGGCTATTTGGCTTGTTGAGTGCAATGGTTTTGGCAACACCTTGGGCATACTCCACTACACCCGTAGCTGGTGAAAGTTCGATAGTGTTGATTGGTGAGCATTTCTTCAGCGACTTTTTATTACCCTTTGAGTTGGCTTCTATTTTGTTGCTGATGGCAATGGTAGGCGCAATTATTTTGGCGCGACGTGAGTATCTGCCAGATCAAGTTTCACAATCAACTGTTCTAACTTTGCCAGAACGCCCCAGAGAACTTGTATCAGCAGGTAGAGACAGCCAAGAGTAA